From a single Bradyrhizobium sediminis genomic region:
- a CDS encoding quinone oxidoreductase family protein, producing the protein MIPAPPKPNGPPVAVEARCVRLLAKAVDPASLAPVVERRTLSRALNELLIEVKAAAVNPSDVKAATGLMAYAVFPRTPGRDYAGVVIDGPADWIGREVFGSSGDLGIRRDGSHATHLQVETEAVVDKPRNISWEEAAGIGVPFVTAIEGFRRAGMPKQGDTVLVMGVNGKVGQAAVQIASWNGARVIGVVRKSEPYEGHANGKVEVIDASVSDVAARVRELTDGKGADIVFNTVGDPYFQAAHKSLALRGRQILIAAVDRIVQFNILEFYRGQHTYVGIDTLALSSIATGTVLRELGPGFASGHLKPFPILASAIYPLEQAKAAYIAVAGSSRDRVILRPV; encoded by the coding sequence ATGATACCCGCCCCTCCAAAACCAAATGGCCCGCCGGTTGCCGTCGAGGCGCGCTGCGTGCGCCTGCTGGCGAAGGCTGTCGATCCGGCCTCGCTGGCGCCGGTGGTCGAGCGGCGCACGCTGTCGCGGGCCTTGAACGAGCTGCTGATCGAGGTCAAGGCGGCGGCGGTCAATCCGTCCGACGTGAAGGCCGCCACCGGCCTGATGGCTTATGCGGTGTTTCCGCGCACGCCCGGCCGTGACTATGCCGGCGTCGTGATCGACGGGCCGGCCGACTGGATCGGGCGCGAAGTGTTCGGCTCCTCGGGCGACCTCGGGATCCGGCGCGACGGCAGCCATGCCACGCATCTCCAGGTGGAAACCGAGGCCGTGGTCGACAAACCCCGCAATATCTCGTGGGAGGAGGCGGCCGGGATCGGCGTGCCCTTCGTCACCGCGATCGAAGGATTCCGCCGCGCCGGCATGCCGAAGCAGGGCGACACCGTGCTGGTGATGGGCGTCAACGGCAAGGTCGGCCAGGCCGCGGTGCAGATCGCCAGCTGGAACGGCGCCCGCGTGATCGGCGTGGTGCGCAAGAGCGAGCCGTATGAAGGCCATGCCAACGGCAAGGTCGAAGTGATCGACGCCTCGGTGAGCGATGTTGCCGCGCGCGTCCGCGAGCTGACGGACGGCAAGGGCGCCGACATCGTCTTCAACACCGTCGGCGATCCCTATTTTCAGGCGGCGCACAAATCGCTGGCGTTGCGCGGACGTCAAATCCTGATCGCCGCAGTCGACCGCATCGTGCAGTTCAACATCCTCGAATTCTATCGCGGACAGCACACTTATGTCGGCATCGATACGCTGGCGCTGTCATCGATCGCGACCGGGACGGTGCTCCGGGAACTCGGTCCCGGTTTCGCCAGCGGGCATCTGAAGCCGTTCCCGATTCTGGCGAGTGCGATCTATCCGCTGGAGCAGGCCAAGGCAGCCTATATTGCGGTGGCCGGCTCCTCGCGCGACCGCGTCATCCTGCGGCCGGTATAA
- a CDS encoding YeeE/YedE family protein produces MQGVDNIVVVSGLLIGLAYGAVGLLSGFCLLSSLRGWWADGDSRLVRTYALALGVAIAATQLLAAGGLVDLGKTIYLQPSFSAPLMFAGGLLFGYGMVLSNGCGSRALVLLGRGNLRSFVVVIVLGIAAQMTLKGLIAPPRVAALQLSQTAPKIISLPALLSAFGLSETFARMLAASAISGALIIFAFAHAPFQRAWGQIAAGLAVGLLATAGWFATGFLGADDFNPAAVTSLTFIAPIADGVQYVMLSTGLTLNFGVVMVAGVFAGSLLTALATRRFQWEGFNSPRHMLRSIAGAALMGAGGAMAYGCSIGQGLTGLSTLALASFVAVAGILLGTAAGLRGALRVQPLVPAQESAPRT; encoded by the coding sequence GTGCAGGGCGTGGACAATATTGTCGTGGTGAGCGGACTTCTGATCGGCCTCGCCTATGGCGCGGTCGGCCTGTTGAGCGGCTTCTGTCTGCTCAGTAGCCTGCGCGGCTGGTGGGCCGACGGCGACAGCCGGCTGGTCCGGACCTACGCGCTGGCGCTCGGCGTCGCGATCGCGGCAACGCAGCTGCTCGCCGCCGGCGGCCTCGTCGATCTCGGCAAGACGATCTATCTGCAGCCGTCGTTTTCCGCACCGCTGATGTTCGCCGGCGGATTGCTGTTCGGTTACGGCATGGTGCTGTCGAACGGCTGCGGCTCGCGCGCGCTGGTGCTGCTCGGGCGCGGCAATCTGCGTTCGTTCGTCGTGGTGATCGTGCTCGGCATCGCCGCGCAGATGACGCTGAAAGGCCTGATCGCGCCGCCGCGCGTCGCGGCGCTGCAGCTGTCGCAGACGGCGCCGAAGATCATCTCGTTGCCGGCGCTGCTGTCGGCGTTCGGCCTCAGTGAGACGTTCGCCCGCATGCTGGCGGCGTCCGCCATCTCGGGCGCCCTCATCATCTTCGCGTTCGCGCATGCCCCGTTCCAGCGCGCCTGGGGGCAGATCGCCGCGGGGCTCGCGGTCGGCCTGCTGGCCACCGCGGGATGGTTCGCGACCGGCTTTCTCGGCGCCGACGATTTCAATCCCGCCGCGGTGACGTCGCTGACCTTCATCGCGCCGATCGCCGATGGCGTGCAGTACGTCATGCTGTCGACCGGGCTGACGCTGAATTTCGGCGTCGTCATGGTGGCCGGCGTGTTCGCCGGAAGCCTGCTGACGGCGTTGGCGACGCGTCGCTTCCAGTGGGAAGGCTTCAACTCGCCGCGCCACATGCTGCGCTCGATCGCCGGCGCGGCGCTGATGGGCGCGGGCGGCGCGATGGCCTATGGCTGCTCGATCGGGCAGGGCCTGACCGGCCTGTCGACACTGGCGCTGGCGTCATTCGTCGCGGTCGCCGGGATTCTGTTAGGGACGGCAGCAGGCCTGCGCGGCGCGCTTCGCGTGCAGCCGCTGGTGCCGGCGCAGGAATCAGCCCCGCGGACCTGA
- a CDS encoding fatty acid desaturase family protein: MPMVARVDPKTVFTPEEWSRLTSRSSLRGMWLVLHAWGTIAAAIALVMLWPNPLTWLIAVMVVGTRQLGLAILMHEAAHGGLHSNKAVNEWVGQWLCAVPVGADLASYRSYHLQHHKFTQQPEDPDLSLSAPFPITKESYTRKAIRDLTGQTFVKQRLPLFLSLFRRKDGDGKVSHESFVSSGADKMARFLGVNAVMFALFWLAGAGIWYWAVWVVGMATWLPLVTRIRNIAEHACTSTGEDPFSHARTTLAGPIERLLIAPYWVNYHAEHHLFMYLPCYRLPEAHRLLAEKGLIKRMEVRPGYLDVMRLATSGPRG; encoded by the coding sequence ATGCCGATGGTGGCCCGTGTCGACCCCAAGACGGTCTTTACGCCGGAGGAGTGGAGCCGGCTGACGTCGCGCAGTTCGCTGCGCGGCATGTGGCTGGTGCTTCACGCCTGGGGCACCATCGCAGCCGCCATCGCGCTGGTGATGCTGTGGCCCAATCCGCTGACCTGGCTGATCGCGGTGATGGTGGTCGGCACGCGCCAGCTGGGATTGGCGATCCTGATGCATGAAGCCGCGCATGGCGGACTGCACAGCAACAAGGCGGTCAATGAATGGGTCGGGCAATGGCTGTGCGCGGTGCCTGTCGGTGCCGACCTCGCCAGCTATCGCTCGTACCATTTGCAGCATCACAAATTCACCCAGCAGCCGGAGGACCCCGACCTGTCGCTGTCGGCACCGTTTCCTATCACCAAGGAGAGCTACACCCGCAAGGCGATCCGGGATCTCACAGGGCAAACTTTCGTCAAGCAGCGGCTGCCGCTGTTCCTGTCGCTGTTCCGGCGCAAGGACGGCGACGGCAAGGTGTCGCACGAGAGCTTCGTCTCCAGCGGCGCCGACAAGATGGCAAGATTTCTCGGCGTCAACGCGGTGATGTTCGCACTGTTCTGGCTGGCGGGCGCCGGCATCTGGTACTGGGCCGTCTGGGTGGTCGGGATGGCGACCTGGCTGCCGCTGGTGACGCGGATCCGCAACATCGCCGAGCACGCCTGCACCTCGACCGGCGAAGACCCGTTCAGCCACGCCCGCACCACGCTCGCGGGTCCGATCGAGCGGCTACTGATCGCGCCCTATTGGGTGAACTATCACGCCGAGCACCATCTGTTCATGTACCTGCCGTGCTACCGGCTGCCGGAAGCACATCGGCTATTGGCCGAGAAAGGCCTGATCAAGCGGATGGAAGTGCGCCCCGGTTATCTCGACGTGATGCGGCTGGCGACCTCAGGTCCGCGGGGCTGA
- a CDS encoding bifunctional alpha/beta hydrolase/OsmC family protein, translating into MPTERFQFTSEGGHQLAASLDLPEGTPLAYALFAHCFTCGKDVLAARRIAAALAARGIAVLRFDFTGLGSSEGDFANSNFSSNVADLVRAADHLRETRKAPTILIGHSLGGAAILAAAGQIPDAKAVVTIAAPSDPAHVTGLFRERIEDIRKHGKVEVQLAGRPFHITSEFLDDIAGHSLMAEVTNLHKALLIMHSPTDDTVGIDNATHIFVAARHPKSFVSLAGADHLLSGKRDASYVAGVIAAWAERYVDLALPEQPSVSGDAPRSVVVRETGSGKFQQTISVGPHRMIADEPIAAGGDDTGPGPYDLVLAGLGACTSMTLRMYADRKSLPLERVTVTLNHSKIHAEDCAECETRAGMLDRFDRVISMEGALDAEQRRKLMEIADKCPVHRTLTSEIHIVTSAAD; encoded by the coding sequence GTGCCCACTGAACGCTTCCAATTCACCAGTGAGGGGGGCCACCAGTTGGCGGCATCGCTGGATTTGCCGGAAGGCACTCCGCTCGCCTATGCGCTGTTCGCGCATTGCTTCACCTGCGGCAAGGACGTGCTCGCGGCCAGGCGCATCGCGGCGGCGCTGGCCGCCAGGGGCATCGCGGTGTTGCGCTTCGACTTCACCGGCCTCGGTTCCAGCGAAGGCGATTTTGCCAACTCGAACTTCTCCTCGAACGTTGCCGACCTGGTGCGGGCCGCCGACCATCTGCGCGAAACACGAAAAGCGCCGACGATCCTGATCGGCCACAGCCTCGGCGGCGCCGCCATCCTCGCCGCCGCCGGGCAAATTCCCGACGCGAAAGCGGTCGTCACCATTGCGGCGCCGTCCGATCCCGCCCACGTCACCGGCCTGTTCAGGGAACGCATCGAGGACATCCGCAAGCACGGCAAGGTGGAAGTCCAGCTCGCCGGGCGGCCATTCCACATCACCAGCGAATTTCTCGACGATATCGCCGGGCACAGCCTGATGGCGGAGGTGACGAATTTGCACAAGGCGCTCTTGATCATGCATTCGCCGACCGACGACACCGTCGGCATCGACAACGCCACGCATATCTTCGTGGCGGCCAGGCATCCCAAGAGTTTCGTTTCGCTGGCGGGCGCCGATCACCTGCTTTCCGGCAAGCGCGACGCCTCCTATGTCGCCGGCGTCATCGCCGCCTGGGCGGAACGCTATGTCGATCTTGCCCTGCCCGAGCAGCCGTCCGTTTCAGGCGACGCGCCGCGCAGCGTGGTGGTGCGCGAGACCGGCAGCGGCAAGTTCCAGCAGACCATTTCGGTCGGGCCGCATCGGATGATCGCCGACGAACCCATTGCCGCCGGCGGCGACGACACCGGACCGGGACCCTACGATCTCGTGCTGGCCGGCCTCGGCGCCTGCACCTCGATGACCCTGCGGATGTATGCCGACCGCAAATCGCTGCCGCTGGAACGCGTCACGGTGACGCTGAACCACAGCAAGATTCATGCGGAAGATTGCGCCGAGTGCGAGACCAGGGCCGGCATGCTCGACCGGTTCGACCGGGTGATTTCAATGGAAGGCGCGCTCGACGCCGAACAGCGCAGAAAATTGATGGAAATCGCCGACAAGTGCCCGGTGCACCGCACCCTCACCTCGGAGATCCATATCGTGACATCAGCGGCCGATTGA
- a CDS encoding sulfite oxidase-like oxidoreductase: MAEQDEPPPDSKLTRSKQRWAQQGRFLTGRTSRPAEQRLPPGQHLTRDWPTLDLGVTPNISRERWRLDVYGAVEEPLFWNFAQFTAQPQVNFISDIHCVTTWSRYDNRWEGLSTRDLLDACRPRAEARFVVLHCHDGYTTNLTLEDFAAEDALLAHGWSGAPLEQEHGGPVRLVVPHLYFWKSAKWLQSIEFLAEDKPGYWEVRGYHNRGDPWKEERYSRG, translated from the coding sequence ATGGCCGAACAGGACGAACCGCCTCCGGACTCAAAGCTGACGCGCAGCAAGCAGCGCTGGGCGCAGCAGGGCCGCTTCCTTACCGGCAGGACGTCCCGTCCCGCGGAGCAGCGCCTGCCGCCCGGGCAGCATCTCACAAGGGACTGGCCGACGCTCGACCTCGGCGTCACCCCGAATATTTCCCGCGAGCGCTGGCGCCTCGATGTCTACGGCGCAGTCGAGGAGCCGCTGTTCTGGAATTTTGCGCAGTTCACCGCGCAGCCGCAGGTCAATTTCATATCCGACATCCATTGCGTCACCACCTGGTCGCGCTACGACAACCGGTGGGAGGGGCTTTCAACCCGCGATCTGCTCGACGCCTGCCGGCCGCGCGCGGAGGCGCGCTTCGTGGTGCTGCATTGTCATGACGGCTACACCACCAATCTAACGCTGGAAGATTTCGCCGCCGAAGATGCCCTGCTCGCGCATGGCTGGTCCGGCGCGCCGCTGGAGCAGGAGCATGGCGGCCCGGTGCGGCTGGTGGTGCCGCATCTCTATTTCTGGAAGAGCGCGAAGTGGCTGCAGAGCATCGAATTCCTGGCCGAAGACAAGCCGGGCTACTGGGAAGTCCGCGGCTATCACAATCGCGGCGACCCGTGGAAGGAAGAGCGCTATTCCAGGGGTTGA
- a CDS encoding cytochrome P450 — MPEHPPVKDWVHDFDHTDPHWTENPYPIWDELRAASPVVHTDRFLGCYMPTTYEAVKEIAYDTTHFSSRRVIVRDVRPPITNTAPPITSDPPEHKPAKQLLLPPFTPDAMKKLEPRVRAICNELIDEFIADGKCDAAARYTKHIPVRAIAHMLGIPEKDSDQFIKWIHEILELGIKDDATMMRAVQEMTGYFHGHIEARKKNPTDDLIMTMMNARDKNGQPLADGHVLGSLRLLLIAGIDTTWSAIGASLWHLAKTPADRDRLIAEPELMPTAIEELLRAYAPVTMAREVMKDTVISGCPVKHDNMVLLSFPAANRDPAVFPDADKVVIDRKENRHVAFGLGIHRCVGSNLARMEMTVAIEEWLKRIPDFKLDPAGQVKWSEGTVRGPRQLPVLFGKSA, encoded by the coding sequence ATGCCCGAGCATCCTCCCGTGAAAGATTGGGTGCACGATTTCGACCATACCGATCCGCACTGGACGGAAAATCCGTATCCAATCTGGGACGAATTGCGGGCGGCATCGCCGGTGGTTCATACCGACCGCTTTCTCGGCTGCTACATGCCGACCACCTATGAGGCAGTGAAGGAAATCGCCTACGACACCACGCATTTCTCCTCGCGCCGTGTCATCGTGCGCGACGTGCGGCCGCCGATTACCAACACCGCGCCGCCGATCACCTCCGATCCGCCCGAGCACAAGCCCGCCAAGCAGCTGTTGCTGCCGCCGTTCACGCCCGACGCGATGAAGAAGCTCGAGCCCCGGGTTCGCGCGATCTGCAACGAGCTGATCGACGAGTTCATCGCCGACGGCAAATGCGACGCCGCGGCGCGCTACACCAAGCACATTCCGGTCCGCGCCATCGCCCACATGCTCGGCATCCCCGAAAAGGACAGCGACCAATTCATCAAGTGGATCCACGAAATTCTCGAGCTCGGCATCAAGGACGACGCCACCATGATGCGCGCGGTCCAGGAGATGACCGGCTACTTCCATGGTCATATCGAGGCGCGCAAGAAGAACCCGACCGACGACCTGATCATGACGATGATGAACGCCCGCGACAAGAACGGCCAGCCGCTGGCCGACGGACACGTGCTGGGTTCGCTGCGGCTGTTATTGATCGCCGGCATCGACACCACCTGGAGCGCGATCGGCGCCTCATTGTGGCATCTGGCGAAGACGCCCGCGGATCGCGACCGCCTGATCGCCGAGCCGGAACTGATGCCGACCGCGATCGAGGAATTGCTGCGCGCCTATGCGCCGGTGACGATGGCGCGCGAGGTGATGAAGGACACCGTGATCAGCGGCTGCCCGGTGAAGCACGACAACATGGTGCTGCTGTCGTTTCCCGCCGCCAACCGCGATCCGGCCGTGTTCCCCGATGCCGACAAGGTCGTGATCGACCGCAAGGAGAATCGCCATGTCGCCTTCGGACTCGGCATTCACCGCTGCGTCGGCTCCAACCTCGCACGCATGGAAATGACGGTCGCGATCGAGGAATGGCTGAAGCGGATTCCGGACTTCAAGCTCGACCCGGCCGGTCAGGTCAAATGGTCGGAAGGCACCGTGCGCGGGCCGCGGCAGCTTCCGGTGCTGTTCGGGAAATCGGCCTGA
- a CDS encoding ferredoxin, which produces MAGKLKIHVDQDKCQGHARCKALAPELFELDEFGNAHEVGDGSVPAGMEEKAWLARANCPEIAIEVTEE; this is translated from the coding sequence ATGGCCGGAAAACTCAAGATCCACGTCGATCAGGACAAGTGTCAGGGACACGCCCGCTGCAAAGCGCTGGCGCCCGAACTGTTCGAGCTCGACGAGTTCGGCAATGCGCACGAGGTCGGCGACGGCTCCGTGCCTGCAGGGATGGAGGAAAAGGCCTGGCTCGCCCGGGCCAATTGCCCTGAGATCGCGATCGAAGTCACCGAAGAGTAA
- a CDS encoding TetR/AcrR family transcriptional regulator, with protein MPPRLARKPLNTYHHGDLRDALVRAALAEAEQGGPEAISLKALAKKLGVSQPAPYRHFADREALLAAVTAEAFRQFSAMLRESISGPSKQSKLSRLAQATLSFGLRRNGIYRLMFASRTMACASKGSELHNAAFETFGLVLEALEAPAVGLLRERQALQIWAALHGVVMLAEQGLLTGQVAQISREELVEEIVEQSKLALSVAIKAAGTGARVAG; from the coding sequence ATGCCGCCTCGGTTAGCCCGCAAACCGCTCAATACCTACCACCATGGCGATCTCCGCGACGCCCTGGTTCGGGCCGCATTGGCCGAGGCGGAGCAGGGCGGCCCGGAAGCCATCAGCCTCAAGGCGCTGGCAAAAAAGCTCGGCGTCTCGCAACCGGCGCCGTACCGGCATTTCGCCGACCGCGAGGCCTTGCTGGCGGCGGTCACGGCGGAGGCCTTCCGGCAATTTTCCGCCATGCTGCGGGAGTCGATCAGCGGACCGTCGAAACAATCGAAGCTGTCGCGCCTCGCGCAGGCCACGCTTTCTTTCGGTCTTCGCCGCAACGGGATCTACCGCCTGATGTTCGCGTCGCGAACCATGGCCTGCGCATCGAAAGGCAGCGAGCTGCACAACGCGGCCTTTGAGACGTTCGGCCTCGTGCTGGAAGCGCTGGAAGCGCCCGCCGTCGGATTGTTGCGCGAGCGGCAGGCCCTGCAAATCTGGGCCGCGCTGCACGGCGTGGTGATGCTGGCCGAGCAGGGACTGCTCACCGGCCAGGTTGCCCAGATCAGCCGGGAAGAACTGGTCGAGGAGATCGTGGAGCAGAGCAAGCTGGCGCTCTCGGTCGCTATCAAGGCCGCCGGTACCGGCGCGCGCGTGGCGGGCTAG
- a CDS encoding amidase produces the protein MADQGLVNATACAIVDKLNKGEVTPLDLLDVLEKRIAEVDGKVNALPTLCFDRARAHAKELMKKPAGSRGLLAGMPVPIKDLTNVAGVLTTQGSPIYKDNIPARSDILVEHLESNGGVIYAKSNTPEFGAGANTFNEVFGATRNPWDTSRSAAGSSGGAAVALATGMAWLAHGSDMGGSLRNPASFCGIVGLRPSIGRVAHTPAAAIDRNLGVQGPMARNVEDLALLLDAMSGEHAADPLSLPALPTSFLSAARSGNKPKRIAYSPDLGITPVDPEVAAITRKAAQRFAEAGAIVEDAHPDLREAHECFHVLRAFDFALSKAALLREKRDQLKPEVIWNIEEGLKLTVEQLERAEAQRVAMTARTLEFFNSYDLLLTPATIVAPFPVENRYVAECAGKKFDNYVEWLGIVYAITLVCCPALSLPCGFTASGLPVGLQMVAPPRGEARLLAGAKVLEDILGVRGTTPIDPRPPK, from the coding sequence GTGGCTGATCAGGGACTGGTAAATGCGACGGCGTGCGCCATCGTCGACAAACTGAACAAGGGCGAAGTCACCCCGCTCGATCTGCTCGACGTGCTGGAGAAGCGCATCGCCGAGGTCGACGGCAAGGTGAACGCGCTGCCGACGCTGTGCTTCGACCGCGCCCGGGCGCATGCCAAAGAACTGATGAAGAAGCCGGCCGGGAGCCGCGGCCTGCTGGCGGGCATGCCGGTTCCGATCAAGGACCTCACCAATGTCGCGGGTGTACTGACGACGCAGGGCTCCCCGATCTACAAGGACAATATCCCCGCACGTTCCGATATCCTGGTCGAACATCTCGAAAGCAATGGCGGCGTGATCTACGCCAAATCCAACACGCCGGAATTCGGCGCCGGCGCCAACACGTTCAACGAGGTGTTCGGCGCGACCCGCAATCCCTGGGATACGTCGCGCTCGGCCGCCGGCTCCTCCGGGGGAGCTGCGGTGGCGCTCGCCACCGGCATGGCCTGGCTGGCGCATGGTTCCGACATGGGCGGCTCGCTGCGTAATCCCGCCAGCTTCTGCGGCATCGTCGGTCTGCGCCCGAGCATCGGCCGCGTCGCGCATACGCCGGCCGCCGCGATCGACCGCAATCTCGGCGTGCAGGGCCCGATGGCGCGCAATGTCGAGGATCTCGCGCTGCTGCTCGACGCCATGAGCGGCGAGCATGCGGCCGATCCGCTGTCGCTGCCGGCGCTGCCGACCTCGTTCCTGTCCGCCGCACGTTCCGGCAACAAGCCGAAGCGCATCGCCTATTCGCCGGATCTCGGCATCACCCCGGTCGATCCCGAGGTTGCCGCCATCACCCGCAAGGCGGCGCAGCGTTTCGCCGAGGCCGGCGCCATCGTCGAGGACGCGCATCCGGACCTGCGCGAGGCCCATGAATGCTTCCACGTGCTGCGCGCCTTCGACTTCGCGCTCAGCAAGGCGGCGCTGCTGCGCGAGAAGCGCGATCAGCTCAAGCCCGAGGTGATCTGGAACATCGAGGAAGGTCTCAAGCTCACGGTCGAGCAGCTCGAGCGCGCCGAGGCCCAGCGGGTGGCGATGACCGCGCGCACGCTGGAATTTTTCAACAGCTACGATCTGCTGCTGACGCCGGCGACCATCGTCGCACCGTTTCCGGTCGAGAACCGCTATGTCGCCGAATGCGCCGGCAAGAAATTCGACAACTACGTCGAATGGCTCGGCATCGTCTATGCGATCACGCTGGTGTGCTGCCCGGCGCTGTCGCTGCCGTGCGGGTTCACCGCGTCCGGCTTGCCGGTCGGCCTGCAGATGGTGGCGCCGCCGCGCGGCGAGGCAAGGCTTCTCGCCGGCGCCAAAGTGCTGGAGGATATTCTCGGTGTACGCGGCACCACGCCGATCGATCCGAGGCCGCCGAAGTAA
- a CDS encoding alpha/beta hydrolase, producing the protein MLTPSDTPDWRKMSQEERDLGLNNGVAVAGSAEMVAGWEQRSAEIRKRHPTHLDLRYGPRDRNRIDFLKAAEKVPTLLFIHGGYWQNRAKEVFALFAEGPMAHGINVALIGYTLAPDATLDQIVGEIHQGIDYLAGQLPALGADARGIVVSGWSAGGHLTAMALSNPNVRAGMAISGVYDLEPIRHSYLNVKLGLDEAMSRRNSPMMQAGGAPKPLSLVVGDAELPLLRRQTSDFAGHRAKYGLPVTYEEIPGANHFTIMNEMLSPAGRVTTLIRQLFERTAI; encoded by the coding sequence ATGTTGACGCCTTCAGATACGCCCGACTGGCGCAAGATGAGCCAGGAGGAGCGCGACCTCGGCCTCAACAACGGCGTTGCGGTTGCCGGCAGCGCCGAGATGGTCGCCGGCTGGGAGCAGCGCTCCGCCGAAATACGCAAGCGGCACCCCACGCATCTCGACCTCCGCTACGGCCCGCGCGACCGCAACCGGATCGATTTCCTCAAGGCCGCGGAGAAGGTGCCGACGCTGCTGTTCATCCACGGCGGCTACTGGCAGAACCGGGCGAAGGAAGTCTTTGCGCTGTTTGCCGAAGGCCCGATGGCGCATGGCATTAATGTCGCGCTGATCGGCTACACGCTGGCGCCGGATGCGACGCTCGACCAGATCGTAGGTGAAATTCATCAGGGGATCGACTACCTCGCCGGGCAATTGCCCGCGCTCGGCGCCGACGCGCGCGGGATCGTGGTGTCGGGCTGGTCGGCGGGCGGCCACCTCACCGCGATGGCGCTGTCGAATCCGAATGTGCGGGCAGGCATGGCGATCTCGGGCGTCTATGATCTCGAGCCGATCCGGCACTCCTATCTCAACGTCAAGCTCGGGCTGGATGAAGCGATGTCGCGCCGTAACTCGCCCATGATGCAGGCCGGCGGCGCGCCAAAACCGCTGTCGCTGGTGGTGGGCGACGCCGAATTGCCGCTGCTGCGCCGGCAGACTTCGGATTTTGCCGGGCACCGCGCCAAATATGGATTGCCGGTGACCTATGAAGAGATCCCGGGCGCCAATCACTTTACGATCATGAACGAAATGCTGTCGCCGGCGGGGCGGGTAACGACGCTGATACGGCAGCTGTTCGAGAGGACGGCTATTTGA
- a CDS encoding SDR family oxidoreductase has protein sequence MDLHLRGKRVLITGASKGIGAAAAEAFAEEGCHLLLAARSGDQLKALAERLRSAHQIDAATALVDLRNPADIAKLVKDAADIDILVNNAGDIPGGSIDKIDEATWRHAWELKVFGYINLTRAIYAQMKARGHGVIINDIGAAGEKFDANYICGSAGNAALMALTRALGGKSLADNIRVVGINPGPVGTDRHVTLLKTRARNQFGDENRYKEFQKGMPLGRPAHTREIGDLMAFLASDRSGYTSGVIFTVDGGHTSGWG, from the coding sequence ATGGACCTGCATTTGCGCGGCAAGCGCGTCCTGATCACGGGCGCATCGAAGGGCATCGGCGCGGCCGCCGCCGAAGCCTTCGCCGAAGAGGGCTGCCACCTGCTGCTTGCGGCCCGCAGCGGCGATCAGTTGAAGGCGCTGGCCGAGCGGCTGCGCTCGGCGCACCAGATCGACGCCGCCACTGCCCTCGTCGACCTGCGCAACCCTGCGGACATTGCGAAACTGGTGAAGGACGCCGCCGATATCGACATCCTCGTCAACAATGCCGGCGACATTCCCGGCGGCTCGATCGACAAGATCGACGAGGCGACCTGGCGTCATGCCTGGGAGCTGAAAGTGTTCGGCTACATCAACCTCACCCGCGCCATCTACGCGCAGATGAAGGCGCGCGGCCACGGCGTCATCATCAACGACATCGGCGCCGCCGGCGAGAAGTTCGACGCCAATTATATCTGCGGCAGCGCCGGCAACGCCGCGCTGATGGCGTTGACCCGCGCGCTCGGGGGAAAAAGCCTTGCCGACAACATCCGCGTGGTCGGCATCAATCCCGGGCCGGTCGGTACCGATCGCCACGTCACGCTCTTGAAGACCCGCGCCAGGAACCAGTTCGGCGACGAAAACCGCTACAAGGAATTTCAGAAGGGCATGCCGCTCGGCCGCCCCGCCCATACCCGCGAGATCGGCGATCTGATGGCGTTCCTCGCCTCCGACCGCTCCGGCTATACCTCGGGCGTGATCTTTACGGTCGATGGCGGGCACACGTCGGGCTGGGGGTAG